A section of the Sphingomonas ginsenosidivorax genome encodes:
- a CDS encoding DUF72 domain-containing protein translates to MSIRIGIGGWTYEPWRGTFYPEKWPQKRELDYAGTHVTAIEINGTYYGSQKPATFASWAAAVPEGFVFSLKASRYCTNRKVLADAGDSIAKFVGQGIVELGDTLGPILWQFMATKQFDPDDFGAFLKLLPAKHDGLALRHAVQVRHESFAVPEFVALCREAGVTIVYADSTEYPAIADVTGDFVYARLESAEERFVAGYAPHTLDDWAAKAKRWAAGGRPDGLPYVTETAPAKTPRETFVFFINGAKVRAPHGAMALIERVSA, encoded by the coding sequence ATGAGCATCAGAATCGGCATTGGCGGCTGGACCTACGAACCCTGGCGGGGGACCTTCTACCCCGAGAAATGGCCGCAGAAGCGCGAGCTCGACTATGCGGGGACCCATGTCACCGCGATCGAGATCAACGGCACCTATTATGGCAGCCAGAAGCCCGCCACCTTCGCATCCTGGGCCGCCGCGGTTCCCGAAGGCTTTGTCTTCTCACTGAAGGCGTCGCGCTACTGCACCAATCGCAAGGTACTGGCCGATGCGGGCGATTCGATCGCGAAGTTCGTCGGCCAGGGCATCGTCGAGCTGGGCGACACGCTCGGCCCGATCCTCTGGCAGTTCATGGCGACGAAGCAGTTCGACCCGGACGATTTCGGCGCGTTCCTCAAACTGTTGCCGGCCAAACACGACGGACTCGCATTGCGCCACGCGGTCCAGGTCCGGCACGAGAGCTTCGCGGTGCCCGAATTCGTCGCTTTGTGCCGGGAGGCCGGCGTGACGATCGTCTATGCCGATTCGACGGAGTATCCCGCGATCGCCGACGTCACCGGCGACTTCGTCTATGCGCGGCTGGAATCGGCCGAGGAACGCTTCGTCGCGGGCTACGCACCGCACACGCTCGACGACTGGGCGGCGAAGGCGAAGAGATGGGCGGCCGGCGGTAGGCCCGACGGTCTGCCTTATGTCACCGAGACCGCGCCTGCGAAGACGCCGCGCGAGACCTTCGTCTTCTTCATCAACGGCGCCAAGGTCCGCGCGCCGCACGGCGCGATGGCGCTGATCGAGCGCGTCTCGGCCTGA
- a CDS encoding HAD family hydrolase produces MKVDALLFDFDGVLIESEAAGNRQIAEWLTAAGHPTTPADSMANFMGLAGPQFIDAIERWIDRPLPQDFHDARAAEDARIMAAGVDAVEGAVAFVRSLPADLPKAIVSSSGTRWIARHLDHIGLRDVFGEHLYSGREHVANGKPAPDLYLFGAERLGVDIARTAILEDSPVGATGAVASGGYVIGLCAGSHCAVDHGARLEAIGVDAIAHDFDDVKRLLRV; encoded by the coding sequence ATGAAGGTCGATGCGCTGCTGTTCGATTTCGACGGCGTCCTGATCGAGAGCGAGGCCGCGGGCAACCGCCAGATCGCCGAGTGGCTGACCGCGGCGGGGCATCCGACCACGCCCGCCGATTCGATGGCGAACTTCATGGGTCTCGCGGGCCCGCAGTTCATCGACGCGATCGAACGCTGGATCGACCGACCGCTGCCGCAGGATTTCCACGACGCGCGCGCCGCCGAGGATGCCCGCATCATGGCCGCCGGCGTCGATGCGGTCGAGGGCGCGGTGGCGTTCGTGCGATCGCTCCCCGCCGACCTGCCCAAGGCGATCGTCTCGTCGAGTGGAACCCGCTGGATCGCGCGGCATCTCGACCATATCGGCCTGCGCGACGTGTTCGGCGAACATCTCTACAGCGGGCGCGAGCATGTCGCGAACGGCAAGCCCGCGCCCGACCTGTACCTGTTCGGCGCCGAGCGGCTGGGCGTCGATATCGCGCGCACCGCGATCCTCGAGGATTCGCCGGTCGGCGCGACCGGGGCGGTGGCGTCGGGCGGCTATGTCATCGGGCTATGCGCGGGATCGCACTGCGCGGTCGATCACGGCGCGCGGCTGGAGGCGATCGGGGTCGACGCGATCGCGCACGACTTCGATGACGTGAAGCGTTTGCTGCGCGTCTGA
- the leuS gene encoding leucine--tRNA ligase, with protein sequence MSRFNALKADAAWQKVWDDAQTFAADDSSTKPRSYVLEMFPYPSGRIHMGHVRNYTMGDVLARFRRMNGMEVLHPMGWDAFGMPAENAAMEKGVHPGTWTRANIATMKAQLKRLGFALDWSRELATCEPDYYGHEQALFLDLFAAGLVYRKESAVNWDPVDMTVLANEQVIDGRGWRSGALVERRKLSQWFLKITDFADELVDGLGALEHWPDKVKLMQENWIGRSQGLQFRFALTSPLPPAGGVGGGPVDSDATPDGTRPPLALPASGRGIDSVEVFTTRPDTMFGSSFVAVAADHPIAQAIAATNPDAADFIALCKRGGTTAAELDTQEKLGFDTGLRATHPLDSNWQLPVYIANFVLMDYGTGAVFGVPAHDQRDLDFARKYDLPVKRVVSEGDDEAPVFVGNTAWTGPGSLVNSHFLDGLDIEDAKRTVIERAEGEGWGTGTTVFRLRDWGVSRQRYWGTPIPIIHCDACGAVPVPREQLPIVLPEDVAFDIPGNPLDRHPTWKHVACPTCGADARRETDTLDTFVDSSWYFIRFASQPDAKPFDRTGAEKWLPVNQYIGGVEHAILHLLYARFWTRALKHIGMLDIAEPFAGLFTQGMVTHETYSRGDAEPETETDDEESEDAPVQTKWLSPEEVRKTDAGYIEIATGGPVTVGRVTKMSKSKKNTVDPEPIVDQYGADAVRWFVLSDSPPERDLPWSESGIEGAWRFVQRLWRAVETEGGAAGTGDDLPLRKLAHRTTHGVAGDIEALQFNKAVARLYSFVSAIEKAAPSADRDAAVATLLRLASPMVPHVAEEAWAAAGNTGLIADAAWPDVDPALLVDDEVTIAVQVNGKLRDTLVFAKGAPKDEVEAAALASDKIVKLLDGKPPRKVIVVPDRLVNIVA encoded by the coding sequence ATGTCGCGTTTCAACGCACTGAAGGCGGACGCGGCGTGGCAGAAGGTCTGGGACGACGCCCAGACCTTCGCCGCCGACGATTCGTCCACCAAACCGCGCAGCTACGTGCTCGAGATGTTCCCCTATCCGTCGGGGCGCATCCATATGGGGCACGTCCGCAACTACACGATGGGCGACGTGCTCGCGCGCTTCCGCCGGATGAACGGCATGGAAGTGCTGCATCCGATGGGCTGGGACGCGTTCGGCATGCCCGCCGAGAACGCCGCAATGGAAAAGGGCGTGCATCCGGGCACCTGGACGCGCGCCAACATCGCGACGATGAAGGCACAGCTCAAGCGCCTGGGCTTCGCGCTCGACTGGAGCCGCGAACTCGCGACCTGCGAGCCCGACTATTACGGCCACGAACAGGCGCTGTTCCTCGACCTGTTCGCCGCGGGGCTGGTCTATCGCAAGGAGTCGGCGGTCAACTGGGATCCGGTCGACATGACCGTGCTCGCCAATGAGCAGGTGATCGACGGTCGCGGCTGGCGCTCGGGCGCGCTGGTCGAGCGGCGCAAGCTGAGTCAGTGGTTTCTCAAGATCACCGACTTCGCCGACGAGCTGGTCGATGGGCTCGGCGCGCTCGAACATTGGCCCGACAAGGTCAAGCTGATGCAGGAGAACTGGATCGGCCGCAGCCAGGGCCTGCAGTTCAGGTTCGCGCTTACCTCTCCCCTCCCGCCCGCGGGAGGGGTCGGGGGAGGGCCTGTCGACTCCGACGCGACCCCCGATGGGACACGCCCTCCCCTAGCCCTTCCCGCAAGCGGGAGGGGAATCGACAGCGTCGAGGTCTTCACCACCCGCCCCGACACGATGTTCGGGTCGAGCTTCGTCGCGGTCGCCGCGGATCATCCGATCGCGCAGGCGATCGCCGCGACGAACCCCGACGCGGCCGACTTCATCGCGCTGTGCAAGCGCGGCGGCACCACTGCGGCCGAGCTCGACACGCAGGAGAAGCTGGGCTTCGACACCGGGCTGCGCGCGACGCATCCGCTCGATTCGAACTGGCAGCTGCCCGTCTACATCGCCAACTTCGTGCTGATGGACTACGGCACCGGCGCGGTATTCGGCGTGCCCGCGCACGACCAGCGCGACCTCGATTTCGCGCGGAAATACGACCTGCCGGTCAAGCGCGTCGTCAGCGAAGGCGATGACGAGGCACCCGTGTTCGTCGGCAACACCGCCTGGACCGGCCCGGGCAGCCTCGTGAACTCGCACTTCCTCGATGGGCTCGATATCGAGGACGCCAAGCGCACCGTCATCGAACGCGCCGAGGGCGAAGGCTGGGGCACCGGCACCACCGTGTTCCGCCTGCGCGACTGGGGCGTCAGCCGCCAGCGTTACTGGGGCACGCCGATCCCGATCATCCACTGCGACGCGTGCGGCGCGGTGCCGGTGCCGCGCGAGCAGCTGCCGATCGTGCTGCCCGAGGACGTGGCGTTCGACATCCCCGGCAACCCGCTCGATCGCCATCCGACATGGAAGCACGTCGCCTGCCCGACTTGCGGTGCAGATGCCCGTCGCGAGACCGACACGCTCGACACCTTCGTCGATTCGTCCTGGTATTTCATCCGCTTCGCCAGCCAGCCGGACGCCAAGCCGTTCGACCGCACGGGCGCGGAGAAGTGGCTGCCGGTCAACCAGTATATCGGCGGCGTCGAGCATGCGATCCTGCACCTGCTCTACGCACGGTTCTGGACGCGCGCGCTGAAGCATATCGGGATGCTCGACATCGCCGAGCCGTTCGCCGGGCTGTTCACGCAGGGCATGGTCACGCACGAGACCTATAGTCGCGGCGATGCGGAGCCGGAGACCGAGACCGACGACGAAGAGTCCGAAGACGCGCCGGTGCAGACCAAGTGGCTGTCGCCCGAAGAGGTCCGCAAGACTGACGCAGGCTATATCGAGATCGCGACCGGCGGCCCCGTGACGGTCGGCCGCGTGACGAAGATGTCGAAGTCGAAGAAGAACACCGTCGATCCCGAGCCGATCGTCGACCAGTATGGCGCCGATGCGGTGCGCTGGTTCGTGCTCTCCGATTCGCCCCCCGAGCGCGACCTGCCCTGGTCCGAATCGGGGATCGAGGGCGCCTGGCGCTTCGTCCAGCGGCTATGGCGCGCGGTCGAGACAGAGGGCGGCGCCGCCGGCACTGGCGACGACCTGCCCTTGCGCAAACTCGCGCATCGCACGACGCACGGCGTCGCCGGCGATATCGAGGCGCTGCAGTTCAACAAGGCCGTCGCGCGGCTCTACAGCTTCGTCAGCGCGATCGAGAAGGCGGCGCCCTCCGCCGACCGCGACGCCGCGGTCGCCACGCTGCTGCGGCTCGCCAGCCCGATGGTCCCTCACGTCGCCGAGGAAGCCTGGGCGGCCGCCGGCAACACCGGGCTGATCGCCGACGCCGCCTGGCCCGATGTCGACCCTGCGCTGCTGGTCGACGACGAGGTGACGATCGCGGTCCAGGTCAACGGCAAGCTGCGCGACACGCTCGTCTTCGCCAAGGGCGCGCCCAAGGACGAGGTCGAGGCCGCAGCACTCGCGTCGGACAAGATCGTCAAGCTGCTGGACGGCAAGCCCCCCCGAAAGGTCATCGTCGTGCCCGACCGCCTCGTGAACATCGTCGCATGA
- a CDS encoding thiamine phosphate synthase: MRARKPIPTRWLMTDERMGDALWTALGRLPPGSGVVFRHYATPPTARRALLVRVKRVAQARRLVVVVAGGGVGGADGVHGGARTKGLRAWPAHDRAEALAGRRAGADALFVSPVYATRSHAGEGGIGPLGAIRIGRGLGIPLIALGGMTERRWRRLRGFYGWAAIDAWVV, encoded by the coding sequence GTGCGCGCCCGAAAGCCCATCCCGACCCGCTGGCTGATGACCGACGAGCGCATGGGCGACGCGCTGTGGACGGCGCTCGGTCGCCTGCCGCCGGGGTCCGGCGTGGTGTTCCGGCATTATGCGACTCCGCCGACGGCGCGGCGCGCGCTGTTGGTGAGGGTGAAGCGTGTGGCGCAAGCACGGCGGCTGGTGGTGGTCGTGGCGGGCGGAGGCGTGGGGGGCGCCGATGGCGTCCACGGGGGCGCCCGGACGAAGGGCCTGCGGGCATGGCCGGCGCATGATCGCGCGGAGGCGCTGGCCGGCCGGCGCGCCGGTGCCGATGCGCTGTTCGTGTCGCCGGTCTACGCCACGCGGTCACATGCGGGCGAAGGCGGCATCGGTCCGCTGGGTGCGATCCGGATCGGCCGCGGGCTCGGCATCCCCCTTATCGCACTGGGCGGCATGACCGAACGCCGCTGGCGACGACTGCGCGGGTTCTACGGCTGGGCAGCGATCGATGCGTGGGTGGTTTAA
- the holA gene encoding DNA polymerase III subunit delta → MKANAGQIRSALAKPGADIRLYLLHGPDEAGASDLARVLGKAMGTEAERVDLDGATLKSDPARLVDEAAGMSLFAAARYVRIATVGEESLEAFTALLQADRAGNPVVAIAPSVKTSAKIVKLAIDSPRAMAFACYAPTAQDAERLAATIAGEHGLRPASGVARRLAETTGGDRAVMAREIEKLALYLDAAPDRPHDLEHITLDLIGADLGDAEMTHAIDAIIEGRAADLGNELAMLDEAGTSPIPWLRQLVRRLMTLAEMRGEIDRGESPDVVMKRHRVFYKEEAQTARSLRRWSPVMIAAAIARVRAAERAVMAPGNAGSVLAEAAVTTIAQGIARRN, encoded by the coding sequence GTGAAGGCCAATGCAGGGCAGATCCGGAGCGCCCTCGCCAAGCCCGGCGCGGATATCCGGCTGTACCTGCTCCACGGTCCCGACGAGGCGGGTGCGTCGGACCTCGCGCGCGTCCTCGGCAAGGCGATGGGCACGGAGGCCGAGCGCGTCGACCTCGACGGCGCGACGCTGAAATCGGATCCGGCGCGGCTGGTCGACGAGGCGGCGGGCATGTCGCTGTTCGCCGCCGCGCGCTACGTCCGCATCGCCACCGTCGGCGAGGAGAGCCTGGAGGCGTTCACCGCGCTGCTGCAGGCCGATCGCGCGGGCAACCCGGTCGTCGCGATCGCCCCCAGCGTGAAAACGAGCGCCAAGATCGTCAAGCTCGCGATCGACTCGCCGCGCGCGATGGCGTTCGCCTGCTACGCGCCGACCGCGCAGGATGCCGAACGGCTCGCCGCGACGATCGCGGGCGAGCACGGCCTGCGCCCTGCCAGCGGGGTCGCGCGGCGGCTGGCCGAGACCACCGGCGGCGACCGCGCGGTGATGGCGCGCGAAATCGAGAAGCTCGCGCTGTATCTCGACGCCGCGCCCGACCGGCCGCACGATCTGGAGCACATAACGCTGGACCTGATCGGCGCAGACTTGGGCGATGCGGAGATGACGCATGCGATCGACGCGATCATCGAGGGGCGCGCCGCCGACCTCGGCAACGAGCTGGCGATGCTCGACGAAGCGGGCACCTCGCCGATCCCCTGGCTGCGCCAGCTGGTCCGCCGGTTGATGACGCTGGCCGAGATGCGCGGCGAGATCGACCGCGGCGAGTCGCCCGACGTCGTGATGAAGCGCCACCGCGTGTTCTACAAGGAAGAAGCGCAGACCGCGCGGTCGCTACGCCGCTGGTCGCCGGTGATGATCGCCGCCGCGATCGCGCGCGTCCGCGCCGCCGAACGCGCGGTGATGGCGCCGGGCAACGCCGGGAGCGTGCTCGCCGAAGCCGCGGTGACGACGATCGCGCAGGGTATCGCGCGCCGCAACTGA
- a CDS encoding YggS family pyridoxal phosphate-dependent enzyme — MTSDTLSAIQTRIAKAAAIADRRGSDVTLIAVSKTHPAEAIEPLLQAGQRVFGENRVAEAADKWPALREAYPGVELHLIGQLQSNKAAEAVVLFDAIHAVDRPSLVAALAKAMDAADRRPDCFIQVNIGDEPQKGGCAIADLPALLESARAAGLPVAGLMCLPPADVDAAPYFALLAKLARDAGLEGLSMGMSDDFETAITLGATHVRIGSALFGARPAA; from the coding sequence ATGACATCCGACACCCTGAGCGCGATCCAGACGCGCATCGCCAAGGCCGCCGCCATCGCCGACCGCCGCGGCAGCGACGTCACGCTGATCGCGGTTTCCAAGACGCACCCGGCCGAGGCCATCGAACCGCTGCTCCAGGCCGGGCAGCGCGTCTTCGGCGAGAATCGCGTCGCCGAGGCCGCGGACAAGTGGCCGGCGTTGCGCGAGGCCTATCCGGGCGTCGAACTCCACCTGATCGGCCAGCTCCAGTCGAACAAGGCGGCCGAGGCGGTCGTGCTGTTCGATGCGATCCACGCGGTCGACCGGCCGTCGCTGGTCGCCGCGCTCGCCAAGGCGATGGACGCCGCGGATCGTCGCCCGGACTGCTTCATCCAGGTCAACATCGGCGACGAACCACAAAAGGGCGGCTGCGCGATCGCCGACCTGCCTGCGCTGCTCGAGTCCGCGCGCGCGGCGGGGCTGCCGGTCGCCGGGCTGATGTGCCTGCCTCCCGCCGATGTCGACGCCGCGCCCTATTTCGCACTGCTGGCGAAGCTCGCGCGCGATGCCGGGCTCGAGGGGCTGAGCATGGGCATGTCCGACGATTTCGAGACCGCGATCACGCTGGGCGCCACGCATGTCCGCATCGGCAGCGCGCTGTTCGGCGCGAGGCCCGCGGCATGA
- the ribA gene encoding GTP cyclohydrolase II, whose translation MNPRSAARAVDALRRGWPIAIDGLTVLAVETADADRLAAFDPPASGGVLISSGRAVTLKLANQLEAADPTAPVLIDRAPWIDFAAATALADPQFDLATPLKGPFRTLPVPHPHAASAALRLARIAGLLPAFFLGTGEPEVAITLADIDAHEDATRLTLATRARLPVEGADDAEIVAFRSPESADEHIALLIGQPNGEPPLVRLHSECLTGDVLGSLKCDCGPQLHAAIRAIRDSGWGILLYLRQEGRGIGLVNKLRAYALQDQGFDTVDANTRLGFAVDARDFGVAARMLTLLGQDRVRLLTNNPAKVAGLEATGVRVIERVPHHLPPNPHNARYLATKRDRTGHQF comes from the coding sequence TTGAACCCGCGCAGCGCGGCGCGCGCGGTCGATGCGCTGCGGCGCGGCTGGCCGATCGCGATCGACGGGCTGACGGTGCTCGCGGTCGAGACCGCGGACGCGGATCGGCTCGCGGCGTTCGACCCGCCCGCGAGTGGCGGCGTACTGATCTCGTCAGGCCGCGCGGTGACGCTGAAGCTCGCCAACCAGCTCGAGGCCGCCGACCCGACCGCACCCGTGCTGATCGACCGCGCGCCGTGGATCGACTTCGCCGCCGCGACCGCGCTCGCCGACCCGCAATTCGATCTCGCGACGCCGCTGAAAGGCCCGTTCCGCACGCTGCCCGTGCCGCATCCGCATGCGGCGAGCGCAGCGCTCAGGCTCGCCCGGATCGCAGGACTGCTCCCCGCCTTCTTCCTCGGCACGGGCGAGCCCGAAGTCGCGATCACGCTGGCTGATATCGACGCGCACGAGGATGCCACGCGCCTGACTCTCGCGACCCGTGCGCGGTTGCCGGTTGAGGGGGCGGATGATGCGGAGATCGTTGCTTTCCGGTCGCCCGAAAGCGCCGACGAACATATCGCGCTGCTGATCGGTCAGCCCAATGGCGAGCCGCCGCTGGTCCGCCTGCACAGCGAGTGCCTGACCGGCGACGTGCTCGGCAGCCTCAAATGCGACTGCGGGCCGCAGCTCCACGCCGCGATCCGTGCGATTCGCGACAGCGGCTGGGGGATCCTGCTCTACCTGCGCCAGGAGGGCCGCGGCATCGGGCTGGTCAACAAGCTGCGCGCCTATGCGCTGCAGGACCAGGGATTCGACACCGTCGATGCCAATACGCGCCTCGGCTTCGCGGTCGATGCGCGCGATTTCGGCGTTGCCGCGCGGATGCTGACGCTGCTCGGCCAGGACCGCGTGCGGCTGTTGACCAACAACCCCGCAAAAGTCGCCGGGCTCGAGGCGACGGGCGTGCGCGTGATCGAGCGCGTGCCGCACCACCTGCCGCCCAACCCGCACAATGCGCGCTATCTCGCGACCAAGCGCGACCGCACCGGGCACCAGTTCTAG
- the lptE gene encoding LPS assembly lipoprotein LptE, producing MNRRIALALALTSAALSGCGLHPLYAGGGSGAVATALGQVEVAPIEGKSGWLMATALRDRLQASGTPLYRLDIRLDDQISGLGVRRDDSVSRERRVLRARYQLVRLSDGTVLVDATAGSDAGIDVVRSEYATIAAENTALERLSTIVADQIVARVALYVQRTPARP from the coding sequence ATGAACCGCCGCATCGCACTCGCGCTCGCGCTGACCTCCGCCGCGCTGTCGGGCTGCGGTCTGCATCCGCTCTATGCCGGCGGCGGCAGCGGTGCGGTCGCGACCGCGCTCGGCCAGGTCGAGGTTGCGCCGATCGAGGGCAAGTCCGGCTGGCTGATGGCAACCGCGCTGCGCGACCGGCTGCAGGCGTCGGGCACGCCGCTCTACCGGCTCGACATCCGGCTCGACGACCAGATCAGCGGGCTCGGCGTCCGCCGCGACGACAGCGTCTCGCGCGAACGCCGCGTGCTGCGCGCACGCTATCAGCTCGTGCGGCTGTCCGACGGCACCGTGCTGGTCGATGCGACCGCGGGATCGGATGCCGGCATCGACGTCGTGCGTTCGGAATATGCCACGATCGCCGCGGAGAACACCGCGCTCGAGCGGCTGTCGACGATCGTCGCGGACCAGATCGTCGCGCGGGTCGCGCTCTACGTGCAGCGCACGCCCGCCAGACCGTGA
- a CDS encoding YdcF family protein, whose amino-acid sequence MPAPRRLIVIFGAAVRADGRASPTLARRIAYAEAAAQRYTDAHVFCSGAQGAHGPSEASVMARILAETIDPARIHLDEASIDTLEQVRAAVRFAKAHDCDECLTCTDGYHQPRVRMLFALLGMKTRPVRLPHAGRRRYRAKMSMREALALPYDLVAGTAVRMRRRKPKTVIPGLSRDPE is encoded by the coding sequence GTGCCGGCACCGCGTCGCCTGATCGTGATCTTCGGCGCGGCGGTCCGCGCCGACGGCCGGGCGAGCCCGACGCTCGCGCGCCGCATCGCCTATGCCGAGGCGGCGGCGCAGCGCTACACCGACGCGCACGTCTTCTGCTCGGGCGCCCAGGGTGCGCACGGACCGTCCGAAGCGTCGGTGATGGCACGCATCCTCGCCGAGACGATCGACCCCGCGCGCATCCATCTCGACGAAGCGAGCATCGACACGCTCGAACAGGTGCGCGCGGCGGTGCGGTTCGCGAAAGCCCATGACTGCGACGAATGCCTGACCTGCACCGACGGCTATCACCAGCCGCGCGTGCGGATGCTGTTCGCGCTGCTCGGCATGAAGACGCGGCCGGTGCGCCTGCCGCATGCGGGGCGCAGGCGGTACCGCGCGAAGATGTCGATGCGCGAGGCGCTGGCGCTGCCGTATGACCTGGTCGCGGGGACGGCGGTGCGGATGCGGCGGCGTAAGCCTAAAACCGTCATCCCGGGCCTGTCCCGGGATCCAGAGTAA
- a CDS encoding uroporphyrinogen-III synthase: protein MSRTVVVLRPAPSDAATANRLRAAGLSVRQLPFFAAAPVAWTAPAPTAFDALLVTSANAVRHGGPGLEALKGLPVVAVGAATAAAARAAGFMIAKTGESDAAAAVALAREAGFARLLHLAGQDRAPTGEGVTAVTVYASDPAPVGEADVRALSGCVVLLHSTRAAQMLAARVFETERAAIALVALSPAVGAAAGEGWESVDIAAEPSDDALVPLAATRAIDRASAGGDKHAMTDYVPTQQPRGARLGTILICIALAFAAGLALMGYAMHRGWLGGGTPAATVVEKPATSTGYVPQQPLNANGEAPAATAALDPAMLATREAALAGQLAALEARTAAVTIDASAASGQATRAEGLLVAFAARRAIDRGLPLGYLEEQLRLRFGATQPRATFAVIQAARQPVTIEDLRKGLDDIAPEITAATGDTWGATLRRQIDQLIVLRRSDTPSPMAADRLARARRLLEGGQVEAARAEVARLPGARDAGNWMAAATRYIQARHALDGIENAAILGQVGQPNPAPVAAAAPTVEPVVETPASATPVR from the coding sequence GTGAGCCGTACCGTCGTGGTGCTGCGGCCCGCGCCGAGCGATGCCGCGACCGCGAACCGTCTGCGCGCGGCTGGCCTCAGCGTCCGGCAACTCCCCTTCTTCGCCGCCGCGCCGGTCGCATGGACCGCGCCCGCGCCCACGGCGTTCGACGCGCTGCTGGTGACCAGCGCCAATGCCGTCCGGCATGGCGGACCGGGGCTTGAAGCGCTGAAAGGCCTGCCCGTCGTCGCGGTCGGGGCGGCCACCGCCGCCGCCGCGCGCGCCGCCGGCTTCATGATCGCAAAGACCGGCGAGAGCGATGCCGCGGCGGCGGTCGCGCTCGCGCGCGAGGCGGGGTTCGCGCGGCTGCTTCACCTCGCGGGGCAGGACCGCGCGCCGACCGGGGAGGGCGTCACCGCGGTCACCGTCTATGCCAGCGATCCCGCGCCCGTCGGCGAGGCGGACGTCCGCGCGCTGTCGGGCTGCGTCGTCCTGCTGCATTCCACTCGCGCCGCGCAGATGCTTGCCGCGCGGGTGTTCGAGACCGAACGCGCCGCCATCGCGCTGGTGGCGCTGTCGCCCGCCGTCGGGGCGGCCGCCGGCGAGGGCTGGGAGAGCGTCGATATCGCCGCCGAACCGAGCGACGACGCGCTCGTCCCGCTCGCTGCGACGCGCGCGATTGACCGGGCGTCCGCGGGCGGGGATAAGCACGCCATGACCGACTACGTGCCGACCCAACAGCCGCGCGGGGCCAGGCTTGGCACCATCCTGATCTGTATCGCGCTGGCGTTCGCCGCGGGCCTCGCGCTGATGGGCTATGCGATGCACCGCGGGTGGCTCGGCGGCGGCACGCCCGCGGCCACCGTCGTCGAAAAGCCCGCGACCAGCACCGGCTATGTGCCGCAACAACCGCTCAACGCGAACGGCGAGGCACCGGCGGCGACCGCCGCGCTCGATCCGGCGATGCTGGCGACGCGCGAGGCCGCGCTGGCGGGGCAGCTGGCAGCCCTCGAGGCGCGCACCGCCGCGGTCACGATCGACGCGTCCGCGGCCAGCGGCCAGGCGACTCGCGCCGAGGGGCTGCTGGTCGCGTTCGCGGCGCGCCGCGCGATCGATCGCGGGCTGCCGCTGGGCTATCTCGAGGAGCAGCTCCGCCTGCGTTTCGGCGCCACCCAGCCGCGCGCGACCTTCGCGGTGATCCAGGCCGCGCGCCAGCCGGTGACGATCGAGGACCTGCGCAAGGGCCTCGACGACATCGCGCCCGAGATCACCGCGGCGACCGGCGACACCTGGGGCGCGACGCTGCGACGCCAGATCGACCAGCTGATCGTGCTGCGCCGCTCCGACACGCCCTCGCCGATGGCCGCCGACCGCCTTGCACGCGCCCGGCGCCTGCTCGAGGGCGGCCAGGTCGAGGCGGCTCGCGCAGAGGTCGCCCGGCTGCCGGGCGCGCGCGACGCCGGCAACTGGATGGCGGCGGCGACGCGCTACATCCAGGCGCGCCACGCGCTCGACGGGATCGAGAACGCCGCGATCCTGGGGCAGGTGGGCCAGCCGAACCCGGCGCCAGTTGCCGCGGCTGCGCCGACGGTCGAGCCAGTCGTCGAGACGCCCGCCTCCGCTACGCCGGTACGCTGA
- a CDS encoding DUF3576 domain-containing protein, whose product MFRRHRTALVVLATVSATLSLTACGGGSARPTADLAASKVTTIGVNAYLWRASLDTLSFMPLLQTDSNGGVIVTDWYVNPQTPSERMKVTVSILDQDLRADALRVAALREVNQNGQWVSAPVQAATTQKLEDIILTKARDLRRASIAG is encoded by the coding sequence ATGTTCCGCCGCCATCGCACCGCGCTCGTGGTCCTCGCCACCGTTTCCGCCACGCTCTCGCTCACCGCATGCGGCGGCGGCAGCGCGCGTCCCACGGCCGACCTGGCGGCATCGAAGGTCACGACGATCGGCGTGAACGCCTATCTGTGGCGCGCCAGCCTCGACACGCTGTCGTTCATGCCGCTGCTGCAGACCGATTCGAACGGCGGCGTGATCGTCACCGACTGGTATGTGAACCCGCAGACGCCGTCCGAGCGGATGAAGGTCACCGTGTCGATCCTCGACCAGGATCTGCGCGCCGATGCGCTGCGCGTCGCGGCACTGCGCGAAGTGAACCAGAACGGCCAGTGGGTCTCCGCGCCGGTCCAGGCCGCGACCACGCAGAAGCTGGAAGACATCATCCTGACCAAGGCGCGCGACCTGCGCCGTGCGTCTATTGCCGGCTGA